In Halorhabdus rudnickae, the following proteins share a genomic window:
- a CDS encoding DUF2617 family protein yields MTRSTLQFVHSAEPPSTDLRVFDSLTTRFLGTTFRFRVVGSSHYISAPAYDFHELSSCEPVAAKAVETIRLDGPQQDDNRECNEATTSLGYETDALHCETIIERRPLSAFPADASFDLAYWFGDDAATTVNIQAGGYETYHTYPEFDLALYTQTIFDAVPNPQEVDREFGEQQPVGQPTD; encoded by the coding sequence ATGACCCGATCCACCCTCCAGTTCGTCCACAGTGCCGAGCCACCCTCGACGGACCTACGAGTCTTTGATTCACTAACGACCCGGTTTCTCGGGACGACGTTTCGGTTCCGCGTCGTCGGGAGTTCACATTACATCAGCGCACCGGCGTATGACTTTCATGAGCTGTCCTCCTGTGAGCCGGTGGCGGCCAAGGCCGTCGAAACGATCCGTTTGGACGGCCCACAACAGGACGACAACCGCGAGTGCAACGAGGCAACCACCAGCCTTGGGTATGAGACGGACGCCCTCCACTGTGAAACGATTATCGAGCGACGGCCCCTGTCAGCGTTTCCCGCCGACGCGTCGTTCGACCTCGCCTACTGGTTCGGGGATGATGCCGCGACGACGGTCAACATCCAGGCGGGCGGCTACGAAACCTACCACACCTATCCAGAATTCGATCTGGCGCTCTATACACAGACGATATTCGACGCCGTGCCGAACCCGCAGGAAGTGGATCGGGAATTCGGCGAGCAACAGCCTGTAGGTCAGCCGACCGATTGA
- a CDS encoding spermidine synthase — protein MVRRVVTDRRVTLGLTFVVAFCSIAYELVYSELLTVFYGGTVLRYSITIGLYLFSLGVGALLSTHLDDPVENFLRTEVYLAVAGPAGAGIIILLNSFPDVVFAGKPAITLVAAHVPILLVGVLSGFEIPLLNELLADREQTIFAALGRIYPRSVVRRVLGVCFDVSDANHESFSEVLGVDYLGSLAGTVVYALVLFPAYGLVVTVLVLGLLNALGALTFAGWVLWGRSWTASDSRTDFGASGNPGSWRPLLVVGLLLTGAYAGLVVNAGAVDRAVTGAYIGDQIESEYRPGQAEVAVESFTRTPYQRVTRYERTITGRQKSETCLRLDQAIQLCDSWVDSYHSGLVDVPMSTFEDPTSVDVLLVGGGDYIAVDHLEEYGVSIDQVDIDGTFMQMARNHQYLGQFNDGAETYDRLNTTVGDAFTYLRRTDDRYDLVILDVPGVRSDDSMRLYSTEFYRLVKRHLTEDGIAVTWAYSPYFHGQHHKSFVNTLRAAGFDRHLPYSVYEDFDGDSERERGERFYLLSDDTTPTPDLSRARSAYLDATAEQYDGWNWQFLTRYRGVDPNSVFNPNYDIIVEK, from the coding sequence ATGGTTCGCAGGGTAGTGACGGACAGGCGCGTCACGCTCGGGCTGACGTTCGTGGTCGCGTTCTGTTCGATCGCGTACGAGCTCGTCTACTCGGAGCTGTTGACCGTCTTCTATGGCGGGACTGTGCTGCGGTACTCGATCACGATTGGACTCTACCTGTTCTCGCTCGGGGTGGGGGCACTGCTCTCGACACATCTGGATGACCCGGTCGAGAACTTCCTGCGGACGGAAGTGTACCTCGCAGTCGCCGGACCCGCGGGTGCAGGCATCATAATCCTGCTAAATTCGTTCCCGGATGTAGTATTCGCGGGCAAGCCGGCGATCACGCTCGTGGCGGCCCACGTGCCGATCCTGCTAGTCGGCGTGCTCTCCGGGTTCGAAATTCCGCTGTTGAACGAACTCCTGGCCGACCGCGAACAGACGATCTTCGCCGCGCTCGGTCGGATCTATCCCCGGTCGGTTGTCCGACGGGTGCTGGGAGTATGTTTCGACGTATCCGACGCCAACCACGAGTCGTTCTCGGAAGTGCTCGGCGTCGACTACCTCGGGAGTCTCGCGGGGACTGTCGTCTACGCCCTGGTGTTGTTTCCGGCGTATGGCCTGGTAGTGACGGTACTCGTGCTCGGCCTACTCAATGCCCTTGGGGCGCTTACGTTCGCAGGGTGGGTGTTGTGGGGACGGTCCTGGACAGCGAGCGACAGTCGAACTGACTTCGGTGCGAGCGGCAACCCGGGAAGTTGGCGGCCGCTGCTGGTTGTCGGATTGCTGTTGACCGGGGCCTACGCGGGGCTGGTCGTCAACGCCGGCGCGGTCGATCGGGCCGTGACCGGCGCGTACATCGGTGATCAAATCGAGAGCGAATATCGCCCGGGTCAGGCCGAGGTGGCCGTCGAGTCGTTTACACGGACGCCATACCAGCGAGTTACCCGCTATGAACGGACGATCACCGGCCGGCAAAAAAGCGAAACCTGTCTGCGGCTCGATCAGGCGATACAGCTGTGTGACAGCTGGGTCGACTCCTATCACAGCGGACTGGTCGACGTGCCGATGAGTACGTTCGAAGATCCGACATCGGTGGACGTGCTCCTCGTCGGCGGTGGCGACTACATCGCCGTCGACCATCTAGAAGAGTACGGCGTCAGCATCGATCAGGTCGACATCGACGGGACGTTCATGCAGATGGCCCGCAATCACCAGTACCTGGGGCAGTTCAACGACGGCGCAGAGACGTACGATCGGTTGAACACGACCGTCGGCGACGCGTTCACGTACCTGCGGCGGACCGACGACCGTTACGATCTCGTCATTCTGGACGTTCCGGGTGTGCGCTCGGACGATTCCATGCGGCTGTACTCGACGGAATTCTACCGCCTGGTGAAGCGCCATCTCACCGAGGACGGTATTGCCGTCACCTGGGCGTACTCACCGTATTTCCACGGCCAGCATCACAAGTCCTTCGTGAATACTCTCAGGGCGGCCGGGTTCGACCGCCATCTACCCTACTCCGTCTACGAAGACTTCGACGGCGACAGCGAGCGCGAGCGAGGTGAACGGTTCTATCTCCTCTCGGACGACACGACACCGACACCCGACCTCTCGCGTGCGCGAAGTGCGTATCTCGACGCCACAGCCGAACAGTACGACGGCTGGAATTGGCAGTTCCTGACGCGGTATCGCGGTGTCGACCCGAACAGCGTCTTCAATCCAAACTACGACATCATCGTCGAGAAATGA
- a CDS encoding twin-arginine translocation signal domain-containing protein, whose product MHRRTFLRGTGALALSGGIAGCSGLLGSTEPPARKAWLFEDVAVDDTQMTIDIDSNPRVESRKEPTQNAGIVGMVSAGLPIGVARGAKGKGARGSGGYKNAPSHHRHGRWAIWHGSGHRSWRDDHEDELRTYPATIATLGVAYLGSDAAYEQDPPGPGPGNVSWDRTWENVSDGATKTVDLSEISPAGNVREGWYRVGTELNAENTGLDFEWQSVDFEVDKELGTEVDKAWYVAPRV is encoded by the coding sequence ATGCATCGACGCACGTTCCTTCGAGGAACTGGGGCACTCGCGCTCAGTGGTGGGATCGCAGGCTGTAGTGGGCTGTTGGGGTCGACGGAGCCACCGGCGAGGAAGGCGTGGCTGTTCGAGGATGTCGCCGTTGACGACACACAGATGACGATCGATATCGATTCGAATCCACGGGTCGAGTCCCGGAAAGAGCCGACCCAGAACGCTGGCATCGTCGGAATGGTCTCGGCTGGGCTCCCGATCGGCGTCGCACGAGGGGCAAAAGGAAAGGGCGCCCGGGGAAGTGGCGGATATAAGAACGCACCGAGCCACCACCGCCATGGTCGGTGGGCGATCTGGCATGGCAGCGGGCACCGTTCCTGGCGAGATGATCACGAGGACGAACTCAGGACGTACCCGGCGACAATCGCAACCTTAGGAGTTGCGTACCTCGGAAGCGACGCTGCATACGAACAGGATCCACCCGGACCGGGCCCGGGAAACGTCAGCTGGGATCGAACCTGGGAAAACGTCTCCGATGGCGCGACAAAGACCGTGGACCTCTCCGAGATTTCGCCTGCCGGGAACGTCCGTGAGGGGTGGTACCGCGTCGGGACGGAATTGAACGCGGAAAATACCGGGCTGGATTTCGAGTGGCAGAGCGTCGACTTCGAGGTCGACAAGGAGTTGGGGACGGAAGTCGATAAGGCCTGGTACGTTGCCCCGCGTGTGTGA
- the glgP gene encoding alpha-glucan family phosphorylase — protein sequence MNSPTGNSDVRGRIAYYTMEIGIENDLHTYSGGLGVLAGDTIRSFADLGVDGVCVTPLNEEGYCKQTLEEDGSQISDPDPWPVEEHAEPLDVEVTVEIYGRDVTVTAWRYDVVSEQSEETVPVIFLDTDVEDNDDDARQYTKRLYAPGHGEDFTLAQELVLGVGGTRILDELGFEVDTYHMNEGHAAFLTAELLARNDMDAEAVREQCVFTTHTPVEAGHDEFDWGMVEEMVTDPVAPDELRPFSHEAGLNMSLLALNLSSHANSVAKKHQEVSQTMFPDFEIDAITNGVHVPYWIGDAFGDLYDEHITGWRANPYKFKHATVLPDEELWDAHQTQKRETIEFINEREGSDLDPETLTIGFARRAAPYKRANLVFYNNDRLRHIAENVGDIQLVFAGKAFPGDENGEQKIRDIFHNAWQLNDVIETQYVEDYDMEVGAKLTAGVDVWLNNPRRPLEACGTSGMKAAYNGIPQLGTLDGWWVEGHIEGETGWKIGPAPEESTPDQTTDEEETRQDAMALYNQLENEVIPTYYEDREQWIKMMRQTIAFNGPYYHTRRMVREYLLDAYTQ from the coding sequence ATGAATTCTCCGACAGGGAATTCCGACGTGCGAGGCCGAATCGCGTATTACACGATGGAGATCGGGATTGAGAACGACCTGCACACCTACAGTGGCGGGCTCGGTGTGCTCGCGGGAGATACGATCCGATCGTTCGCCGACCTGGGTGTCGACGGTGTCTGTGTCACGCCGCTCAACGAGGAGGGCTACTGTAAACAGACTCTCGAGGAGGATGGGTCACAGATCAGTGATCCGGACCCGTGGCCGGTTGAGGAGCATGCTGAGCCTCTCGACGTCGAGGTGACGGTCGAGATTTATGGCCGCGACGTAACCGTGACGGCCTGGCGCTACGATGTCGTCTCCGAGCAGAGCGAGGAGACTGTGCCAGTGATCTTCCTCGATACGGACGTCGAGGATAACGACGACGACGCTCGACAGTACACCAAGCGGCTGTACGCGCCGGGGCACGGTGAAGATTTCACCCTCGCCCAGGAACTCGTCCTCGGGGTCGGCGGGACCCGAATTCTCGACGAACTCGGCTTCGAGGTCGACACCTATCACATGAACGAGGGCCATGCCGCCTTCCTCACTGCCGAGTTGCTCGCCCGCAACGACATGGACGCCGAGGCGGTTCGCGAGCAGTGCGTCTTCACGACGCATACGCCCGTCGAGGCCGGCCACGACGAATTCGACTGGGGCATGGTCGAGGAGATGGTCACCGATCCCGTCGCCCCCGACGAGCTGCGGCCGTTCAGCCACGAGGCGGGGCTGAACATGTCGCTGCTCGCGTTGAATCTCTCGTCGCACGCCAACAGCGTCGCCAAGAAGCACCAGGAAGTCTCACAGACCATGTTCCCGGACTTCGAGATCGACGCGATCACCAACGGCGTCCACGTCCCCTATTGGATCGGCGATGCCTTCGGCGACCTCTACGACGAGCACATCACGGGCTGGCGGGCCAATCCCTACAAGTTCAAGCACGCGACGGTGCTCCCTGACGAGGAACTGTGGGACGCCCACCAGACACAGAAGCGCGAGACCATCGAGTTCATCAACGAACGCGAGGGGTCGGATCTCGATCCCGAGACATTGACGATCGGCTTTGCCCGGCGGGCGGCCCCCTACAAGCGGGCAAACCTGGTCTTCTACAACAACGATCGGCTCCGGCACATCGCCGAGAACGTCGGGGACATCCAGCTGGTCTTCGCCGGGAAGGCCTTCCCCGGCGACGAGAACGGCGAGCAGAAGATCCGGGACATCTTCCACAACGCCTGGCAGCTCAACGACGTCATCGAAACCCAGTACGTCGAGGATTACGATATGGAGGTCGGCGCGAAGCTGACCGCGGGCGTCGACGTCTGGCTCAACAATCCCCGTCGGCCCCTCGAAGCCTGTGGCACCTCCGGCATGAAAGCCGCCTACAACGGCATCCCGCAACTCGGGACGCTCGATGGCTGGTGGGTCGAGGGACACATCGAGGGCGAAACGGGCTGGAAGATCGGCCCGGCCCCCGAAGAGAGCACGCCCGACCAAACCACCGACGAGGAGGAAACCCGCCAGGACGCGATGGCGCTGTACAACCAACTCGAGAACGAGGTCATCCCGACCTACTACGAGGATCGCGAGCAGTGGATCAAGATGATGCGCCAGACGATCGCGTTCAACGGTCCCTACTACCACACCCGCCGGATGGTCCGGGAGTACCTCCTGGACGCCTACACGCAGTAG
- the malQ gene encoding 4-alpha-glucanotransferase, translated as MSFERQSGVFLHVSSLPSPDGIGTLGGPAREFVDFLVDGEQSLWQTCPIGPTDPGQGNSPYSAYSARAGNPLFIELDPLVEAGWLEDPERPTFDDREVEFERIRPFKQRALRDAFAGFQDGADEDERAAFESFRSENAEWLDDYALFRALSDHFEADTWMDWPDDIKFRDPDALEHYREELAEDVRFREFCQWCFDRQWADLLAYAHDRGIDLVGDMPIYVGTNSVDVWANPEIFKLDDEREPIYVSGVPPDDFSDTGQLWGTPVYDWEALADRDYDWWVTRFAGLLDRFDVFRIDHFKGFESYYQVPAEEDTAMNGEWVSGPGRDFFEAVRDQLGELPIVVEDLGVITDATRQLRDAFEFPGMRVAGMADWCDAEQTHHPASYDEPSVAYTSTHDTSTTVGWVDDLSQKQRECLHFAVDYEGGAINWDVIETVWETPAVITFAQFQDFHGLGDEHRFNLPGTAEGNWRWRMRESELEPAVADRLADVTRDADRA; from the coding sequence ATGTCCTTCGAAAGACAAAGCGGCGTCTTCCTGCATGTATCGTCGCTCCCCAGTCCTGACGGGATCGGAACACTCGGCGGACCGGCCCGCGAATTCGTCGATTTTCTCGTCGATGGCGAGCAGTCTCTCTGGCAGACCTGTCCGATCGGCCCGACTGACCCGGGCCAGGGCAACTCGCCGTATTCCGCGTATTCGGCACGCGCCGGCAATCCGCTGTTTATCGAACTCGATCCGCTGGTCGAAGCGGGCTGGCTTGAGGACCCCGAGCGGCCCACCTTCGACGACCGCGAAGTCGAATTCGAGCGCATCCGCCCGTTCAAGCAGCGTGCGCTCCGTGATGCCTTCGCAGGCTTTCAAGACGGTGCCGACGAAGACGAACGGGCGGCCTTCGAGTCCTTCCGGAGTGAGAACGCCGAGTGGCTCGACGATTACGCGCTTTTCCGGGCGCTTTCGGACCACTTCGAGGCTGACACCTGGATGGACTGGCCCGACGACATAAAGTTTCGCGACCCCGATGCTCTTGAGCACTATCGTGAGGAACTCGCCGAGGACGTTCGGTTCCGTGAGTTCTGCCAGTGGTGTTTCGATCGCCAGTGGGCCGATCTGCTGGCCTACGCCCACGACCGCGGGATCGACCTCGTCGGCGACATGCCGATCTACGTCGGCACCAACAGCGTCGATGTCTGGGCCAACCCCGAGATCTTCAAACTTGACGACGAGCGCGAGCCGATCTACGTCTCCGGGGTGCCGCCGGACGACTTCTCGGATACGGGTCAGCTCTGGGGTACGCCCGTCTACGACTGGGAGGCCCTGGCCGACCGGGACTACGACTGGTGGGTGACGCGCTTTGCGGGGCTGCTCGATCGCTTTGACGTCTTCCGGATCGACCACTTCAAAGGCTTCGAGAGCTACTACCAGGTCCCTGCCGAGGAGGACACCGCGATGAACGGCGAGTGGGTTTCGGGACCGGGCCGGGACTTCTTCGAGGCCGTGCGGGACCAGCTCGGGGAGCTCCCGATCGTCGTCGAGGACCTGGGCGTGATCACCGACGCGACACGCCAACTCCGGGACGCCTTCGAATTCCCCGGGATGCGCGTGGCCGGGATGGCCGACTGGTGTGACGCCGAGCAAACCCATCATCCGGCCAGTTACGACGAACCTTCCGTCGCTTACACCTCCACGCACGACACGAGTACGACGGTCGGCTGGGTCGACGATCTTTCGCAGAAACAGCGCGAGTGTCTGCACTTCGCCGTCGACTACGAGGGCGGAGCGATCAACTGGGACGTCATCGAAACCGTCTGGGAGACGCCGGCCGTCATCACGTTCGCACAGTTCCAGGACTTCCACGGCCTTGGCGACGAACACCGCTTCAACCTCCCCGGGACCGCCGAGGGCAACTGGCGCTGGCGGATGCGCGAATCCGAACTCGAGCCCGCAGTCGCCGACCGACTCGCCGACGTGACACGGGACGCCGATCGGGCCTGA
- a CDS encoding AbrB/MazE/SpoVT family DNA-binding domain-containing protein: protein MDSDRVDAESTVSGNQTNIPPYIRNELDIDDGDTLRWHVESGTVRITVVHQCRGTVSDFDGYDGEETTDVVEEHDAWGVS from the coding sequence ATGGACAGCGACCGCGTCGATGCAGAGAGTACAGTGTCGGGGAACCAAACGAACATCCCCCCGTACATCCGTAACGAACTCGACATCGACGACGGCGATACGCTCCGCTGGCACGTTGAAAGCGGGACGGTCCGGATTACTGTCGTCCACCAGTGCCGGGGGACGGTTTCCGATTTCGACGGGTACGATGGAGAAGAAACGACGGATGTCGTCGAGGAACACGACGCGTGGGGCGTCTCGTAG
- a CDS encoding alpha-amylase family glycosyl hydrolase yields the protein MHHPGPPRFLAVGESTELAPRDPDPSGTYTWRIEDAPDGSYAVLGDDPVETFVPDVPGVYTVALAAPDGTHELTLRVFPADMAIDEEVAQPATSGQSGASGISGRSGMSGYGERSGSGIGSGLGRPEPGEARPRLTLDAERDGDKIVLQARPQTEPHRGAPPTDLDVEFYVDDRDELAGHTIEGQKFRIPIDAIDEAARVHAIAVGDQYSVPDSVRIDGDGAIERLNDPPAWSTEMTLYEIYVRGYVDPDPGQTVFGAIAEKLDHIQDLGVDTLWFTPVLQHDGNEHGYNITDFFSIADDLGGEEAFRELVAEAHDRDMRVLFDLVLNHSARDHEFYQRALAGDEQYLEWYDWEDREAREPETYFDWELIANFDYENLEVRRHLLDAVEKWAGVVDGFRCDMAWAVPQPFWQEIRETVTEIDDDFLLMDETIPYVADFHNLCFDVHFDAGLYFDLLQIGHGDQPGEALFGSLESRYQIGFPDHAGFLTYIENHDEERYVSEVGHHAVRAAATATFTLPGIPMIYAGQEIGERQRRGETHWGHTDEDLLDFYQRLSRTREAIEALGGDAEFEPVETDADSEQVVAYARENDDRYVVVLNFGHEAVEVGLPGETVEPVDELADETVAAEGGVHVENAVILQAA from the coding sequence ATGCACCATCCCGGACCACCTCGTTTCCTGGCCGTCGGGGAATCGACCGAACTCGCCCCCCGAGATCCCGACCCGTCTGGCACCTACACCTGGCGTATTGAAGACGCGCCGGACGGGAGTTACGCAGTGCTCGGCGACGATCCCGTCGAGACGTTCGTCCCCGACGTCCCAGGGGTCTACACCGTCGCCCTCGCGGCACCGGACGGGACACACGAACTCACGCTCCGGGTGTTCCCCGCCGACATGGCGATCGACGAGGAGGTGGCCCAGCCCGCCACGAGCGGGCAAAGCGGCGCGAGCGGGATCAGCGGTCGCTCGGGCATGAGCGGATACGGCGAGCGTTCCGGCTCGGGCATCGGCTCCGGACTGGGACGGCCCGAACCCGGCGAGGCGCGCCCGCGGCTCACGCTCGACGCCGAGCGAGACGGTGACAAGATCGTCCTGCAGGCACGTCCACAGACCGAACCACACCGAGGGGCACCGCCTACCGATCTCGACGTCGAGTTCTACGTCGATGACCGCGACGAACTCGCCGGACACACAATCGAGGGCCAGAAGTTCCGGATCCCGATCGACGCAATCGACGAGGCGGCGCGCGTCCACGCCATCGCCGTCGGCGACCAGTACAGCGTCCCCGACTCGGTTCGAATCGACGGCGACGGCGCGATCGAACGGCTCAACGACCCGCCGGCCTGGAGCACGGAGATGACGCTCTACGAGATCTACGTCCGGGGCTATGTCGATCCCGACCCCGGACAGACAGTCTTCGGGGCGATCGCCGAGAAACTCGACCATATCCAGGATCTCGGCGTCGACACGCTGTGGTTCACGCCCGTCCTCCAGCACGACGGCAACGAGCACGGCTACAACATCACCGACTTCTTCTCGATCGCCGACGACCTCGGCGGAGAAGAGGCCTTCCGGGAACTCGTCGCCGAAGCCCATGACCGGGACATGCGCGTGCTGTTCGACCTCGTTCTCAATCACTCCGCACGGGACCACGAGTTCTACCAGCGCGCGCTGGCCGGCGACGAGCAGTACCTCGAATGGTACGACTGGGAGGATCGTGAGGCCCGCGAGCCAGAGACGTACTTCGACTGGGAACTGATCGCGAACTTCGATTACGAGAATCTCGAAGTTCGGCGGCACCTGCTGGACGCCGTCGAGAAGTGGGCCGGCGTCGTCGATGGCTTCCGGTGTGACATGGCCTGGGCCGTACCCCAGCCCTTCTGGCAGGAGATACGGGAGACGGTCACGGAGATCGACGACGACTTCCTACTGATGGACGAGACGATCCCCTACGTTGCGGACTTCCACAACCTCTGTTTCGACGTCCACTTCGACGCCGGGCTGTACTTCGACCTGCTGCAGATCGGCCACGGCGATCAGCCGGGCGAGGCACTCTTTGGCTCCCTGGAGAGTCGCTATCAGATCGGCTTCCCGGACCACGCTGGCTTCCTGACGTACATCGAGAACCACGACGAGGAACGCTACGTCTCGGAAGTCGGCCACCACGCCGTCAGGGCGGCCGCGACGGCGACGTTCACACTGCCGGGCATCCCGATGATCTACGCCGGCCAGGAGATCGGCGAGCGACAGCGCCGCGGGGAGACCCACTGGGGCCACACTGACGAGGATCTACTCGACTTCTATCAGCGACTCAGCCGAACGCGCGAGGCGATCGAGGCGCTGGGTGGCGACGCTGAGTTCGAACCGGTCGAGACCGACGCCGACTCCGAGCAGGTCGTCGCCTACGCCCGCGAGAACGACGATCGGTACGTCGTCGTGTTGAACTTCGGCCACGAGGCGGTCGAGGTCGGACTCCCAGGGGAGACCGTCGAGCCGGTCGACGAACTGGCAGACGAGACCGTGGCCGCCGAGGGCGGCGTCCACGTCGAAAACGCCGTGATACTGCAGGCAGCGTAA
- a CDS encoding alpha-amylase family glycosyl hydrolase: protein MTVYDASDDHHPGPPRFVQLGESIVDPIFVDMAHGYDRDNLAPTIAGAPERDPGPYEKGEFVWRLAEKPAGSKAGLEYAPTPFEDEAEQYDEGNHNTAEFEPDRPGTYVFELDAPDGTHELTMEVFPPPVTEDGDELYDIEGELPTDARETTGGPPRIELEGHYDTDADEFVVESNPELAPDSYAVPEDLDVTFRPHDAAALDREDIAVEGHTARIPVEALEGPTRLFAAPYDGVRLGTTDEIVLDPDAEAVDLPNRPPEWIDDAVVYEIFTRSFAGEKGATDFEYLTEKIEYLDELGVDLVWLTPIVPAWSATVDTPPGGPHGYDASDYFAVADDLGTIEDFERFVEECHDHDIKVAFDLVVNHAGWEHNHWQDTIAELGEEPDDPYTFPEIDAWDTDSPYFDWFDRQSRTNGIDSTPAQTSFFDVRLHPNLNFGNLALREHILAVVDFWSDTVDAFRCDIAWGVPHSFWKEARQLTRGKDDAFLWLDESIPRIPEMGESEFDLHFDSTEFMRTAHAVARGERPPKDLIGAIEVRQNDGFPAYSRLINSTENHDESRLYYEAKTHGHRADPAAAQRGALAAAFTLPGVPFLYYGQERLITEYGERRESPYFGRDDQTGDIKADPYKRAFMNWDEYDEAHFEFVSSLIDFYHDSPVLGPESDLVREAHRTEAGNDVLVFGRDAGEAKRVVVINFADHPHWVDLRLPVDTHDLFSGEDLLVDRSDDAVTVEVETLAVFETPTLFDQGHNHWHADEPLPNNS, encoded by the coding sequence ATGACAGTATATGACGCTTCCGACGACCATCATCCGGGTCCGCCACGATTCGTGCAGTTGGGGGAGAGCATTGTCGATCCGATCTTCGTCGACATGGCCCACGGCTACGACAGGGACAACCTCGCACCAACGATCGCGGGGGCGCCCGAACGCGACCCAGGTCCCTACGAGAAAGGGGAGTTCGTCTGGCGACTCGCCGAGAAGCCGGCGGGGAGCAAGGCAGGGCTGGAGTACGCGCCGACCCCCTTCGAGGACGAGGCCGAGCAGTACGACGAGGGCAATCACAACACTGCCGAGTTCGAGCCGGACAGGCCGGGAACGTACGTCTTCGAACTCGACGCACCTGATGGCACCCACGAGCTGACAATGGAGGTGTTCCCGCCGCCGGTCACCGAGGACGGCGACGAGCTCTACGACATCGAGGGCGAGCTTCCGACCGACGCCCGGGAGACGACCGGCGGACCGCCGCGGATCGAACTCGAAGGACACTACGACACCGACGCCGACGAGTTCGTGGTCGAGTCGAACCCGGAACTCGCTCCGGATAGCTACGCCGTCCCCGAGGATCTCGACGTGACGTTCCGCCCGCACGACGCCGCGGCCCTCGATCGCGAGGACATCGCCGTCGAGGGACACACTGCCCGAATCCCGGTCGAGGCTCTCGAAGGACCGACGCGATTGTTCGCCGCTCCCTACGACGGCGTGCGATTGGGGACGACTGACGAGATCGTCCTCGACCCGGACGCCGAGGCGGTCGACCTCCCGAATCGTCCGCCGGAGTGGATCGATGACGCTGTCGTCTACGAGATATTCACGCGATCGTTCGCAGGCGAGAAGGGCGCGACGGACTTCGAATACCTCACCGAGAAGATCGAGTACCTCGACGAGCTGGGCGTCGATCTCGTCTGGCTGACACCGATCGTCCCCGCCTGGAGCGCAACGGTCGACACCCCGCCGGGCGGTCCCCACGGCTACGACGCCAGCGACTACTTCGCCGTCGCCGACGATCTCGGGACGATCGAGGACTTCGAACGTTTCGTCGAGGAATGCCACGATCACGACATCAAGGTGGCCTTCGACTTGGTCGTCAACCATGCCGGCTGGGAACACAACCACTGGCAGGATACGATCGCGGAACTGGGTGAGGAACCCGACGATCCCTATACGTTCCCGGAGATCGACGCCTGGGATACCGACTCGCCGTACTTCGACTGGTTCGACCGCCAGTCCCGGACCAACGGTATCGACTCCACGCCGGCCCAGACGAGTTTCTTCGACGTCCGTCTGCACCCGAACCTCAACTTCGGCAATCTCGCGTTGCGGGAGCATATCCTCGCCGTCGTGGACTTCTGGTCGGACACTGTCGATGCGTTCCGGTGTGACATCGCGTGGGGGGTCCCCCACTCCTTCTGGAAGGAGGCCCGGCAGTTGACTCGCGGGAAGGACGACGCCTTCCTCTGGCTCGACGAGTCGATCCCGCGGATTCCGGAGATGGGCGAATCCGAATTCGATCTGCACTTCGACTCGACGGAGTTCATGCGGACTGCCCACGCAGTCGCTCGCGGTGAGCGCCCGCCCAAGGACCTCATCGGCGCGATCGAGGTGCGGCAAAACGACGGTTTCCCGGCGTACTCCCGCCTCATCAACTCGACGGAGAACCACGACGAGTCCCGACTCTACTACGAGGCGAAAACCCACGGTCACCGTGCGGATCCCGCGGCGGCCCAGCGCGGTGCGCTTGCCGCTGCCTTCACGCTCCCAGGCGTCCCGTTCCTCTATTACGGCCAGGAGCGCCTCATCACGGAGTACGGGGAACGCCGTGAGAGTCCGTATTTCGGTCGCGATGATCAGACGGGCGACATCAAGGCTGACCCCTACAAGCGCGCGTTCATGAACTGGGACGAGTACGACGAGGCCCACTTCGAGTTCGTCTCGTCGTTGATCGACTTCTATCACGACTCGCCGGTCCTGGGTCCCGAATCGGATCTTGTCAGAGAGGCCCACCGGACCGAGGCCGGCAACGACGTACTCGTGTTCGGCCGCGACGCGGGCGAGGCAAAACGGGTCGTCGTCATCAACTTCGCCGATCATCCCCACTGGGTCGACCTCCGATTGCCGGTCGACACGCACGATCTGTTCTCCGGCGAGGACTTACTCGTCGACCGCTCGGACGACGCGGTCACCGTCGAGGTCGAGACGCTGGCCGTCTTCGAGACGCCGACGCTGTTCGATCAGGGCCACAATCACTGGCACGCCGACGAGCCACTGCCGAACAATTCCTGA